From Pongo pygmaeus isolate AG05252 chromosome 1, NHGRI_mPonPyg2-v2.0_pri, whole genome shotgun sequence, one genomic window encodes:
- the ATP13A2 gene encoding polyamine-transporting ATPase 13A2 isoform X7 translates to MMAGIPLLLFRWKPLWGVRLRLRPCNLAHAETLVIEIRDKEDSSWQLFTVQVQTEAIGEGSLELSPQAQAEDGRSQAAVGAVPEGAWKDTAQLHKSEEAVSVGQKRVLRYYLFQGQRYIWIETQQAFYQVSLLDHGRSCDDVHRSRHGLSLQDQMVRKAIYGPNVISIPVKSYPQLLVDEALNPYYGFQAFSIALWLADHYYWYALCIFLISAISICLSLYKTRKQSQTLRDMVKLSMRVCVCRPGGEEEWVDSSELVPGDCLLLPQEGGLMPCDAALVAGECMVNESSLTGESIPVLKTALPEGLGPYCAETHRRHTLFCGTLILQARACVGPHVLAVVTRTGFCTAKGGLVSSILHPRPINFKFYKHSMKFVAALSVLALLGTIYSIFILYRNRVPLNEIVIRALDLVTVVVPPALPAAMTVCTLYAQSRLRRQGIFCIHPLRINLGGKLQLVCFDKTGTLTEDGLDVMGVVPLKGQAFLPLVPEPRRLPVGPLLRALATCHALSRLQDTPVGDPMDLKMVESTGWVLEEEPAADSALGTQVLAVMRPPLWEPQLQGMEEPPVPVSVLHRFPFSSALQRMSVVVAWPGATQPEAYVKGSPELVAGLCNPETVPTDFAQMLQSYTAAGYRVVALASKPLPTVPSLEAAQQLTRDTVERELSLLGLLVMRNLLKPQTTPVIQALRRTRIRAVMVTGDNLQTAVTVARGCGMVAPQEHLIIVHATHPERGQPASLEFLPMESPTAVNGVKDPDQAASYTVEPDPRSRHLALSGPTFGIIMKHFPKLLPKVLVQGTVFARMAPEQKTELVCELQKLQYCVGMCGDGANDCGALKAADVGISLSQAEASVVSPFTSSMASIECVPMVIREGRCSLDTSFSVFKYMALYSLTQFISVLILYTINTNLGDLQFLAIDLVITTTVAVLMSRTGPALVLGRVRPPGALLSVPVLSSLLLQVTLVTGVQLGGYFLTLGQPWFVPLNRTVPAPDNLPNYENTVVFSLSSFQYLILAAAVSKGAPFRRPLYTNVPFLVALALLSSILVGLVLVPGLLQGPLALRNITDTCFKLLLLGLVTFNFVGAFMLESVLDQCLPACLRRLRPKRASKKRFKQLEQELAEQPWPPLPAGPLR, encoded by the exons ATGATGGCTGGGATCCCTTTGCTGCTCTTCCGTTGGAAGCCCCTGTGGGGGGTGCGGCTGCGGCTCCGGCCCTGCAACCTGGCCCACGCCGAAACACTCGTTATCGAAATAAGAGACAAAGAG GATAGTTCCTGGCAGCTCTTCACTGTCCAGGTGCAGACTGAGGCCATCGGCGAGGGGAG CCTGGAGCTGTCCCCACAGGCCCAGGCAGAGGATGGCCGGAGCCAGGCGGCAGTTGGGGCGGTACCAGAGGGTGCCTGGAAGGATACGGCCCAGCTCCACAAGAGCGAGGAGGCGGTGAGTGTCGGACAG AAGCGGGTGCTGCGGTATTACCTCTTCCAGGGCCAGCGCTATATCTGGATCGAGACCCAGCAAGCCTTCTACCAGGTCAG cctcctggACCACGGCCGCTCTTGTGACGACGTCCACCGCTCTCGCcatggcctcagcctccaggaccAAATGGTGAG GAAGGCCATTTATGGCCCCAACGTGATCAGCATACCGGTCAAGTCCTACCCCCAGCTGCTGGTGGACGAG GCACTGAACCCCTACTATGGGTTCCAGGCCTTCAGCATCGCGCTGTGGCTGGCTGACCACTACTACTGGTACGCCCTGTGCATCTTCCTCATTTCCGCCATCTCCATCTGCCTGTCGCTGTACAAGACCAGAAAG CAAAGCCAGACTCTAAGGGACATGGTCAAGCTGTCCATGCGGGTGTGCGTGTGCCGGCCAGGGGGAG AGGAAGAGTGGGTGGACTCCAGTGAGCTAGTGCCTGGAGACTGCCTGCTGCTGCCCCAGGAGGGCGGGCTGATGCCCTGCGATGCCGCCCTGGTGGCCGGCGAGTGCATGGTGAATGAGAGCTCTCTGACAG GAGAGAGCATTCCAGTGCTGAAGACGGCACTGCCGGAGGGGCTGGGGCCCTACTGTGCAGAGACACACCGGCGGCACACGCTCTTCTGCGGGACCCTCATCTTACAGGCCCGGGCCTGTGTGGGACCGCACGTCCTGGCAGTGGTGACCCGCACAG GGTTCTGCACGGCAAAAGGGGGCCTGGTGAGCTCCATCTTGCACCCCCGGCCCATCAACTTCAAGTTCTATAAACACAGCATGAAGTTTGTGGCTGCCCTCTCTGTCCTGG CTCTCCTCGGCACCATCTACAGCATCTTCATCCTCTACCGAAACCGG GTGCCTCTGAACGAGATTGTGATCCGGGCTCTGGACCTGGTGACTGTGGTGGTGCCACCTGCCCTGCCTGCCGCCATGACTGTGTGCACGCTCTACGCCCAGAGCCGACTGCGGAGACAGGGCATTTTCTGCATCCACCCACTGCGTATCAACCTGGGGGGCAAGCTGCAGCTGGTGTGTTTCGACAAG ACGGGCACCCTCACTGAGGACGGCTTAGACGTGATGGGGGTGGTGCCCCTGAAGGGGCAGGCATTCCTGCCACTGGTCCCAGAGCCCCGCCGCCTGCCCGTGGGGCCCCTGCTCCGAGCACTGGCCACCTGCCATGCCCTCAGCCGGCTCCAGGACACCCCCGTGGGCGACCCCATGGACTTGAAGATGGTGGAGTCTACTGGCTGG gTCCTGGAGGAGGAGCCGGCTGCAGACTCAGCATTGGGGACCCAGGTCTTGGCAGTGATGAGACCCCCACTTTGGGAGCCCCAGCTTCAGGGAATG GAGGAGCCCCCGGTGCCAGTCAGCGTCCTCCACCGCTTCCCCTTCTCTTCGGCTCTGCAGCGCATGAGTGTGGTGGTGGCGTGGCCAGGGGCCACTCAGCCCGAGGCCTACGTCAAAGGCTCCCCGGAGCTGGTGGCAGGGCTCTGCAACCCCGAGACAG TGCCCACCGACTTCGCCCAGATGCTGCAGAGCTATACAGCTGCTGGCTACCGTGTCGTGGCCCTGGCCAGCAAGCCActgcccactgtgcccagcctggaggcAGCCCAGCAACTGACGAG GGACACTGTGGAACGAGAGCTGAGCCTCCTGGGGCTGCTGGTCATGAGGAACCTACTGAAGCCACAGACAACGCCAGTTATCCAGGCTCTGCGGAGGACCCGCATCCGCGCCGTCATGGTGACAG GGGACAACCTGCAGACAGCGGTTACTGTGGCCCGGGGCTGTGGCATGGTGGCCCCCCAGGAGCATCTGATCATCGTCCACGCCACCCACCCTGAGCGGGGTCAGCCTGCCTCTCTCGAGTTCCTGCCGATGGAGTCCCCCACAGCCGTGAATGGTGTTAAG GATCCTGACCAGGCTGCAAGCTACACCGTGGAGCCAGACCCCCGATCCAGGCACCTGGCCCTCAGCGGGCCCACCTTTGGTATCATTATGAAGCACTTCCCCAAGCTGCTGCCCAAG GTCCTGGTCCAGGGCACTGTCTTTGCCCGCATGGCCCCTGAGCAGAAGACAGAGCTGGTGTGTGAGCTACAGAAGCTTCA GTACTGCGTGGGCATGTGTGGAGACGGCGCCAATGACTGTGGGGCCCTGAAGGCGGCTGATGTCGGCATCTCGCTGTCCCAGGCAGAAGCCTCAGTGGTCTCGCCCTTCACCTCGAGCATGGCCAGTATTGAGTGCGTGCCCATGGTCATCAG GGAGGGGCGCTGTTCCCTTGACACTTCGTTCAGCGTCTTCAAGTACATGGCCCTGTACAGCCTGACCCAGTTCATCTCTGTCCTGATCCTCTACACG ATCAACACCAACCTGGGTGACCTCCAGTTCCTGGCCATCGACCTGGTCATCACCACCACAGTGGCGGTGCTCATGAGCCGCACGGGGCCAGCGCTGGTCCTGGGACGGGTGCGGCCACCGGGGGCGCTGCTCAGCGTGCCCGTGCTCAGCAGCCTGCTGCTGCAGGTGACCCTGGTGACCGGCGTGCAGCTAGGGGGCTACTTCCTGACCCTGGGCCAGCCATG GTTCGTGCCTCTGAACAGGACAGTACCCGCACCAGACAACCTGCCCAACTACGAGAACACGGTGGTCTTCTCTCTGTCCAGCTTCCAGTACCTCATCCTGGCTGCAGCCGTGTCCAAGGGGGCGCCCTTCCGCCGGCCACTCTACACCAATG TGCCCTTCCTGGTGGCCCTGGCGCTCCTGAGCTCCATCCTGGTGGGCCTTGTCCTGGTCCCCGGCCTCCTGCAGGGGCCGCTGGCGCTGAGGAACATCACTGACACCTGCTtcaagctgctgctgctgggtcTGGTCACCTTCAACTTCGTGGGGGCCTtcatgctggag AGCGTGCTAGACCAGTGCCTCCCCGCCTGCCTGCGCCGCCTCCGGCCCAAGCGGGCCTCCAAGAAGCGCTTCAAGCAGCTGGAACAAGAGTTGGCCGAGCAGCCCTGGCCGCCGCTGCCCGCTGGCCCCCTGAGGTAG